Sequence from the Schaalia sp. 19OD2882 genome:
CGCTGACGAACTACCACGTGTGGCTGGCAGCGATCTCCCAGATCTTCTTCTCGCTGTCCGTGGCCTTCGGCATCATGCTCACCTACGCCTCCTATCTCAAGCCCCGTTCGAACCTCACGGGCACCGGTCTGGTGGCGGGCTTCGCGAATTCCTCCTTCGAGATCCTCGCAGGCCTGGGAGTATTCTCCGCCCTGGGTTTCATGGCCCATGAACAGGGGGTCACATTCAGCCAGCTCGAAGGGCTCACCGGACCGATCCTGTCCTTCGTCACCTTCCCGAAGATCATCTCGATGATGCCGGGAGGACCTCTCTTCGGTGTCCTCTTCTTCACCTCCCTGGTCCTGGCCGGCATCACCTCCCTGCTCTCACTGCTCCAGGTGGTTTCGGGTGGCCTGCAGGACAAGTTCGGCATGAGCCCCGTCGCCGCCTCCTTCACCATGGGCATCCCGGCCACCGTCATCTCGATCGTCCTGTACGGCACGACTTCCGGACTGAACACGTTGGACATCGTCGACGCATTCATCAACAACGTGGGCATCGTCGGCTCGGCCATCGCCACCACCGTCTACGCGGCGATCCTCGGCCCGAAGATGAAGGGACTGCGGGCCCATTTGAACTCCGTGTCCTCGGTCAAGGTGCCCAGGGCATGGGACCACCTTGTCGGGATCGTCGTGCCGATCGTCCTGGGTGTCATGCTCTTCATGGCCCTTGTCGACTATGTGACCAAGGGGTACGGGGAGAATCCTGCATGGTACGTCGGGGTCTTCGGCTGGGGCTCCATCGTCTTCGTCGGCCTGGCGTCCCTGGTCCTGACCTTCGTGCCGTGGCGGCACCGTCCCATCACCCTGCACATCAGCGACCTGACCGCCGTTTCCGACACTGAGGAGGCCACCCGATGAGCGCCGTCGCAGTCTTCATGATGGCCATCACCATCCTCCTCGTGTGGGGTGGACTGGTCGCCTCGATCGTCGCCCTCAGGGTGCTGCCAGTGCCCGAGGCGAGCCCGGAAATCGACGCCGAGGGGCTGGAGCACCTCGCTCAGGAGCATCCTCGTCACGGGTCGGTCCCCGACAACATCTGAGGTTGGCCCCCTTCGGGGGGCGCACCTCGGAGTGACGGCGGTCGGCGCGTGCGGGTCGGCCCAGTGGGGCCTCAGCGTGCGCCCACGCCGCGGGTGGCCCAGAAGGCCACGGCAGAGGCGGCGGCGACATTGAGGGAGTCCACACCGCCGGACATCGGGATGCGCACGACGACATCGCAGGCAGCCAGGGTGTGTCGGGACAGTCCATCCCCTTCGGTCCCCATGACCAGGGCGATGCGCGCATCCGGGTCGGTGCACGCCGTCGAGGCGGCGAAGTCGTCAAGACTCACCGAGTCCTCCGACAGGGCCAGGGCGGCCACCGTGAACCCGCAGTTCTGGAGGTCCTCGACCCCCGGGTGGGGCCAGTGGCCGGTGCGTGTCCACGGCACCTGGAACACCGTGCCCATCGACACGCGGACGCTGCGCCGGTAGAGGGGGTCGGCGCACCTGGGGCTGGCCAGGACCGCGTCCACGCCGAGCGCTGCCGCGCCCCGGAAGATCGCTCCGACATTCGTGTGGTCGACCAGGTCCTCCAGGACGACGACGCGTCGGGCTCCTGCTCCCTCACGACAGCGTGCGAGCACATGGTCGACGCTGTCCAATTCGGGGCGGTGCATGGCGGCAAGCGCGCCACGGTGCAGGTGGAAGCCCGTGATCTCGCGCAGCAGGGGCTCTGGGGCCACGTAGACGGGGACTTCGCCGCCGTCGTCGGCGCCGGTGGCGGCGTGGAGCAGGGGAGCCATGGTGTCCACCCAGCGGGGCGCCATCAGCAGGGAACGAGGCCGGTGCCCGGCCTCGAGTGCCCGCATGATGACATTCGTCGACTCTGCCATGTAGAGGCCGCGTTCGGGTTCCAGGCGAGAGCGCAGACGGACGTCCGTCATGGAGGTGTAGTCCTCCAGACGAGGGTCCTTCGACAGGGACGACTCGTCAAGGGGCACGAGCACGGGCGGGTCTCCTTGGGCGATTACGGGTTCGTCTGGTTGCGCGTGTTCAGTAGGCTGCCAGGGCCCGGTTGATGCGGCCCGGCCATGAGGGGCCCTCGTAGACGAAGGCGGTGAAGGCTTCGACAAGGTCAGCTCCGGCCTCGAGCATGTCGAGGGCGTCCTCCTGGTCGCTGATGCCGCCGACGCCGATGAGAACCTGGTCGTCGTCCATGTGCCGGGCCACCAGTCGGACCACCTCCAGGGCACGCTCCTTGAGGGGGCGTCCCGACAGGCCTCCCTCACCCATGTCGTGAGCGGTCGTCGTGTTGGTGGCGACAATGCCTTCGAGTCCGAGCTCGCGGGCCAGTTCGGCCACGGCGACGACGTCCTCGTCAGCCAGGTCGGGCGAGATCTTCACCAAGAGGGGGATCCTGCGCGTGCAGGACTCTTCGCAGCCCAGCCGCGCGGCCTCCAGGATGGGGCGCAGGTGGTCGACGGACTGGAGGTCCCGAAGCCCCGGAGTGTTCGGGGAGGAGACGTTGACGACGACGAAGTCCACCCACTTGGCCAACATGCGTGCGCACATCCGGTAGTCCTCGGCCGCCAGGTGCTCGGGCGTCATCTTGTTCTTGCCGATGTTCGCGCCGACGATGGCCGCGCGCCCCTCGGGCGTGGAACGCAGAGCCTTGAGGCGCTCGGCGGCCGCTTGGGCGCCCCCGTTGTTGAAACCCATGCGGTTGCGCAGGGCGCCCGCCTCAGGAAGACGCCACAGTCTGGGCTCGTCGTTGCCGGGCTGGGGCAGGGCGGTGATGGTGCCCACCTCGACGAAGGCGAAACCCATTGCCGTCAGGCCCAGCACTGCCTGCGCGTCCTTGTCCATGCCGGCGGCCAGTCCCAGGCGTCCCGGCACGATCCGTGGGCCGATGCGGACCTGACGACCGTGGGGTTCGGGGGTGCGCGCATGCCCCAGGACGGAGCGCATGAGGCGACGAGTGGGCAGTGCGGAGCCGGCGAGCGCGATGGCGGACAGGCCGTGGTGGTGTGCGGCCTCGGGGTCGGTGTGTCGGATGAGGGTGCGGAACAGGAGCCGGTACACGAAGCCGATCATGCGTCCAGCCTAGTCCCACCACATCCACCACCCGGGTCGGCCACTCGAGGGGAGGCGCCGCAGGTGCAGGAGCTCGTCGGGGCCGGCGACCGTGTCGGCCAGTCCCAGGCGGATGCGCAGTTCCTCCCACACCCGCTGGGTTCCCGGATGGTCGGCGGCCGTCGCGGAGTCCGCCGACTCCGTGTCGGCCACTTCGATGGCGTCGACCGTGAGGCGCTCGTCCCAGCGCGGAGGACTCACCAGGTATCCGGAAAGGCGCACGGTGGGGTCCGCACATGCCGATCGAAGACACTGGAACAGGGTCGGTCCACTGTTCTGCCGGTCCTCCAGGGCCGATGCGGGCAGCAACTCGGCAAGACGCCGGGCGTCGTGCCCGCCCAGGTCGGCGAACCTCGCGAAGGGGGCCTCCACGTCGTGCGGGTCCAACAAGGGCAGGATGATCCGACGGATCCGTGGGGCGCGCGTCCACCCCATGGGTGCGTGGAGGCCCTCGAACAGGCCTTCGTCATCGGCGGTCGTGGCAGTGGCATTGCTCTCGCCCTTCATGGCGTCCTCCTTCGTCGCGGGATCCTCACCCCAGCGTGCGAGGAGGACACGGGCCGACACCAGAGCATGGGGGAGGACCTGTGGACGGGGGTGCCCGGAAGGACGGGGACTGTGGACGGCTCCGAGCGGGGAAGAGCCTGTGGACGGGGCCGCGGGCCGGCAGGTGGCCCCGGCGGGTCAGCGCTTCTTGTGGCGGACCTCCGGGAACTCGCCACGCTTGACCTGAGGGCGGGGGGAACGCCACATGCGCGCCATGATCATGCGCGAGTAGGTGTAGAACCACGTCCCGCGCGGGATCGCGTCCGCACCGAAGGCGTCGGCCAGTTTCTTCTTCAGATGCCACCACACGAGGGCGGCCTCGGCGATGGAAATGCCGAAGAACCCGTACATGACGATGGTGACGCCCATGACGATCGTGGCCGCCATGCCGGCCTCGATCTTGAACAGGGAGACGATCATCATGGCGGCCAGGAAGAGCACCATGACCGGCAGGATGAACTCCGAGGCCGACCAGCGCGCATCGACCCAGTCGCGGACGAAACGGCGGACCGGTCCCTTGTCGCGAGCCGGCAACCATCGCTCGTCGCCTGTGACCAGGGCCTCCTGCTCGCGACGGTAGGCCTCGTCCCGCTTGGCGCGGGCCGCTTTGCGGGCGGCCTTGCGGTCGGAGGGCACCAGTGGGCGTTGACGCGCGGCCTCGGCCTGCTTGCGGGTCGGGGTGGGACGCCCCTTGCGGCCGGACGGGTCGGGACGGGTCGGCTCGGCGGGCTGTTCGGACTCGGACTTCTTGCGGCTGAAGAACACCCCTGCATCGTAGTCGACTCCCACCCCGACCGATGAGGCGCCCCCGGCGCCCGGGAAGGCTCGTGCGAGCCGGGCGATGACCCGTGGGGCGGCTAGGCTTGGACCATGACTGCGAAGAAGCCTGCCCCCTCCACCGCCGACCTGCGCACCCGACTCGACGCCGAGTTCCCGGCCCTCCTCGACGAACTCGGAGCCCTCGTCGCCATCCCCTCCATCTCCTCCCTGCCCCAGCACCAGGACGACCTTGCCCGCAGCGCCGAGCACGTGCGTTCCCGCTTCGAAGCCGCCGGACTGGAGGCGCGGGTCCTGTCGGAAACCACGCCCGAAGGCGTCGTCGGCAAGCCCGCGATCCTGGCCCACGGCCCCCGCATCGAGGGAGCGCCCACGGTCCTCCTCTACGCCCACCACGACGTCCAGCCGGTGGGGGACACCTCCACGTGGAGTTCGGACCCCTTCACCGCCGAGATTCGAGGCGAACGCATCTACGGGCGCGGCACCTCCGATGACGGGGCGGGCATCATCGTCCACCTGGGCGCCCTGCGCCTTCTCGGCGACGACCTGCCTGTCAATGTCGTCGTCTTCATCGAGGGCGAAGAGGAGATCGGCTCCCCCTCATTCCAGACCTTCCTGGAGCGCCACGCGGAAGAACTGTCCGCCGACGTCATCGTCGTCGCCGACTCCGACAACTGGAAGGTCGGCGAACCGGCCGTCACCGCGACCCTGCGCGGCAACTGCACCTTCACCGTGGACCTGCGTGTGGCCGACCACGCAGTCCACTCCGGCATGTTCGGCGGCCCGCTCCTGGACGCCGTCACCTGCGGCGCCCTGTTGGTCGCCTCCATGTACGACGAGGACGGGAACCTGTCTGTCGATGGCCTTGGAGGCACCGACGAGGCCGACGTCGTCTGGCCCGAGGACGAGTACCGCCAGGCAGCCGGTGTCCTGGACGGGGTCAGGCTGGCAGGCACCGGCGACCTGGCCGCCCGCGTGTGGACCAAACCCGCCCTGACCGTCATCGGTTGGGACTCGACCAGCGTGGCCGATGCCTCCAACACCTTGGCGGCCTCCACCCGGATCCGCTTCTCCCTGCGCACGGTGCCCGGGCAGGATCCGGCGGTTTCGATGGCCGCCGTCGAAGCCGCCATGCGGGAGCGCGCCCCGTGGGGATGCCGGCTGGAGTTCTCCCAGGTGGACCTGGGTCCCGCATACCAGGCCGACATGGATGCGCCGGCCACCCACCTCCTGCACGAGGTCCTCACCGAAGCCTGGGGAGTGCCCTCGGTCAACATCGGAGTGGGTGGTTCCATCCCCTTCATCTCGCAGTTCCAGCAGACCTTCCCCGGCGCCTCCGTCGTGGTCACCGGCGTGGAGGACCCGTTGACGAATGCGCATTCCGAGGACGAGTCCCAGTCCGTGCCGGACCTGCGTTGCGCGATCCTTGCCGAGGCCCTGTACCTGGCCCGCCTGGCAGAGGCCGCAGCGGGTCGTGACTGACCCGCACGTCCTGCTCGCGGGCTCGTGGAGAGCCACCGGCGCAGACACGGCGGAGGCTCTGGCCGCAGTGGCACACGGCATCCGGGAACGCAGGCCCGACACGCAGGTGAGCTCCGTCGTCCTCGGACGTGGGAAGGACTTCGCCGCCGCCCTCGACTCCTTGGGCGAGGGCGGGCCGCGTCCCGTCCTCGTGGCCGACGGGCCGACGCAGGAGGTCGGACGCGCCTTGGCTGCGGCTGCCGAGCAGGGGACCCGCGTGGTCCTCGAAGGCGGTCATCCCTCCCATCCCGACGCCGGACTCGGAATGCTCGGCGCCCTGACCGGCGCAGAACTGCCGCACGACCACAGGATCGCCCACGCACTGCCCGAGGCCCTGGTGGAGGCGCGCCGCCGCGTGGCCGGTCTCGACCTGCTCATGGCCGCCTCGACCAACCGTCCGCTGCTCGGCATGGCCTCGGTCCTGGCCGTGGACCCGGACCTGTCCGCCCGGCAGGACCAGGACCGGGCCTTCACCAGCGCCCTCCTGGCCGGATTCGCTGCGGCGGCCCCCGCGCGGCACCTCCTTGCCCTGGCCGGCCAGGACCAGGACACCCACCGGGTGCCCGCGCGGGCGGCCGGCAGCGGAGCAGGCGGGGGAGTGGGCGCCGTTGTCCTGGCCCTCGGGGGCCGACTCGCGCCGACCGGGGAGGTCCTGCGTGACCTTCTTGACCTGGACGCGAAGGTGAGCGGCGCAGACCTCGTCGTCGTCCTCGAACCTCGACTCGACTCGCCGCTGCTGGCCGAGGCCACCCTGGACACGGTCAGCGCCGTGGCCGCCGCCCACGCGCTGCCCTGCGTCGCGGTGGCGACCTCCTCCTCGCTGTCACGACACGAATGCGCCCAGTGGGGACTCCACGGCGTCCTGCTGACCCATGACGAGGGCGACGACCTCCGGGGGCTGCGCGAGGCGGGTGTGCGGCTGGCACACACGTGGCTGCCCGAGTGAGGCAATCCTCACCATTGGGCGCGCGCGTGGGACCCGCAATGGCACTGCCGACGCCGCGGTCGTAGGCTTGGACGAGCGCCCCGGGCCGTCCCGCGGGCACCGAATCCTAAGGAGCAACATGTCCGACAGCATCGGGACCGCGACCCACGAAGTCCTCCTCACCGACGGGGCAGCCGCCAAGGTCAAGAGCCTTCTCGAGCAGGAAGGACGCGACGACCTTCGCTTGCGCGTCGCCGTCCAGCCGGGCGGATGCTCCGGTCTCATCTACCAGCTCTACTTCGACGACCGTCTGCTCGATGGTGACGCCCTTCGTGACTTCGACGGGGTCGAGGTCGTCGTCGACCGCATGTCGGTGCCCTACCTCAACGGAGCCACCATCGACTTCGCCGACTCCATCGAGCGTCAGGGCTTCACCATCGACAATCCGAATGCCGCGAACACCTGCGCCTGCGGCGACTCCTTCCACTGAGCCGGAGGTACATGTGAACAGTCGCATCCGCTCCCTCGCCGCGGTGGCCTGCGCCGCCCTCGTCGCCGGCCTCGGCCTTGCCGCGTGCACCTCGAACCTCAACACGGGACAGTCCGGCAGCGCATCGGGTGCCGGAGCCGTCCCCGCGGACCGCCAGTGCGCCCCGCAGTCCGGAGGCCAGGCTCCCGAGGTCGACCGCTCCGGCAGCGTCAGCATTCCGAAGGTCACCGGCGCATACGGTGAAAAACCCACCATCGCCCCGGGAGCCGGTGAGACGCCCAAGGGCATCATCGCCACCACCCTGACCAAGGGCGAGGGCGCCCCCATCTGCCCCGACGACATCCTCACCGTCAACTACGCGGGCGTGCTGTGGGACGGCACCCCCTTCGACTCCTCCTTCGATCGCGCGGCCACCGCGACCTTCAGCCTCAACCAAGTCATCCCGGGCTGGAAGTGGGGACTGGCGGGCCAGCGCATCGGCGACCGGGTCGAATTGGTCATCCCGGCGGAGTTCGGTTACGGCGACCAGTCACAGGGCCAGATCCCCGCAGGGTCGACCTTGGTCTTCGTCGTCGACATCATCTCCGCCTTCGACCCCTCGGACACCTCCGCCCTCGGCTCGGCCAAGCCCACCGGCGAGACGATTCCGGGCATCGAGGTCGCCGGTGACTTGGGCAAGGAACCGAAGATCACCTTCACCGGCGATGTCGCGCCGGAGGAGAAGCTCGTGGTCCTGGCCACCGGCACCGGAGCGAAGATCAAGGCGGGAGACACCGTCTACATGCATGGTGTGGCCGCAAGCCCCTCGCAGGCCGAGGGCGCAACCACTTGGCCCGACCAGTCGATCTCGGCCCCCGCCGAACAGTACGGTCTGGTGGACCAGACGGTCGGTTCGCGAGTGTTGCTGGTCAAGGTCGTCCAGGCCCCGCAGATGGTCGGACAGTCCGGACCGCAGTCGGCGGTGGCGCCCCTCATCCAGGTGATCGTCTTCGACATCATCGGCGCGCAGTCGGCGGCCGGCTGAGACCGCTCGACAAGGGCACATGCACGTGGGCGGGCCCCCAAAGGGGGCCCGCCCACGTGCGTCTAGAATGTCACCACCACCTGCGGGCGTGCGCCCCCGGGAACCCAGTCCTCAAGGAGCACCTGTGAGCGAAGAATCCGTTGACGTCCTCGTCTTCAGCGACGACGCAGACACCCGCAAGGCCGTCATCGACGGGGTCGGGATCAAGGCCTCCAAGAATTCTCCCCGTATCACCTGGCACGAAGCCGCCACGACCTTCGGCGTCACCGAAGCGGTGGGCGCCCATGACTTCGCCCTGATCGTCATGGACGCCGAAGCGAAGAAGCACGGTGGCATGGGGATCGCCAAGGAGTTGGAGAACACGGTGGACCGCGTGCCGCCGATCATCTACCTCACCGCCCGTCAGCAGGACGAGTGGCTGGCCACTTGGGCCGGAGCCGCGGCCACCATCGCCCGCCCACTGGACCCGATGCGCCTGCAGGAGGCCGTGGCGGCCGTCCTGTCCTGCCGATGATGGAGTGGCCGCAGCTCATCTCCACCCTTCTGGCCGGCCAGAGCCTCACCCGTGAGGACGCCTACGCCTTCATGGATGCCGTCATGGAGGGGGAGGTCCCCGAACCTCGACTGGCCGCCGCCCTGACGGCGCTGACCATCAAAGGTGTGACAGTGGCCGAGGTGCACGGCTTGGCCGACGCCATGCGAGACCACGCCCTGCCCACCGACCTACCCTCCGACTCCCTCGACATCGTGGGCACCGGTGGGGACGGGCACTTCACCGTCAACGTCTCGACCATGTCAGCGCTGGTGCTTGCGGCGACGGGGGTCCCGGTGGTCAAGCACGGGAACCGGGCGTCGACCTCCGCCTCCGGGTCGGCCGACCTTCTTGAAGCCTTGGGCATCGACCTTGACCTGGCGCCGCAGAACCTCTCCCGTCTCTTCGACGAGGTCGGCATCGCCTTCCTCTTCGCCAACAAGTTCCACCCGTCCATGCGCTTTGCCGCCCCGGTGCGCCGCGCCCTGGCGTTCCCCACGGTCTTCAACCTGCTGGGGCCACTGACCAACCCGGCGCGCCCCAGGGCAGGCGCCTTCGGGGCCGCAAATGAAGCCAACGCGAGGATCATCGCGGGGGTGTGCGCCCAGCGCGGCGTCGACGCGGTGGTGGTGCGAGGTCGCGACCTTGGCCTGGACGAGTTCTCCACGGTCGACGTCAACCAGGTCTGGCACGTCCACGGCGGAGTGGTCGACATCCACGAGATCGACGCCACCGAAACCTTCGGCATGGCCCGCGCCACCGTCGAGGACCTGCGTGGCGGAACCCCCACGGACAATGCCGCCATCGCCGGCGAGGTCTTCGCGGGGCGCGGGCCCCGGGCCGTGCGCGACGCGGTGTGCCTCAATGTCGCGGCCGGACTCGTGGCCCATGGAAGCCCCGAGGTCCCCGCCGTGTCCGAAGCGCCGCTGGTCGACGGTCTTCGCCGGGGAGTCGAAGTCGCGCGCACGGTCCTGGACTCCGGCAAGGCCGCGCGGCTCGTCGAACGTTGGGTGGCCGCCGCCGCGAAGTGACGGGGCAGTCCGGCCCGTGTCACCTGTGTCGGGGCAAGGCCTCAGGGCCTGGAGCCGAAGACGATCTCGTCCCAGGACGGCACTGAGCGCCTGCGGGAACGCTTCTTCGAAGGCTCCTCCTTCGGCTTGGTCTCCTCCACGGTCGCCGCAAGTGCCTGCGGGTCCAGGCCCGGCAGGGCGTCGTCGACAAGGTCCTCGGGCCGTCCGGCCCCAGTGGAGTCCTCCGGTGCGGGTGCGGCAAGGGCAAGGGGGGCGCCTCGTTTGGCGGTGGCCTCCGCGGTGTCCACCTCCGTGGGCTCTTCGGCATCCTCGGGCCGCCCGTCCTCGCGGTCGCCCTCCTTCGAGCGCACCCCCGCCAGGGAGTAGATCTGCGCCGACAGTGAGAGCTCCGACTCGTCCTCGTCCTCGTCCTGGCCGAGTTCCTCCGAGACGGACTCCGGGGGATCCGGGTAGGGCGCCGGGTACGGGGCGGGGAGGATCTCCAGGTCTGCGCCCTCGTCCTCGTCGTCCTGGTCGATGTCGATTTCCTGACGCTTGCCACGGGCGGCGTTGAGTTGGTCGAGAAGCGCCTCACGGGCACGCACGTCCGCGGCGTCGGCCCTCTCGCAGGCCGGAGGCTGGGCGGGCAGCGGTGTGAAGATCGCCGCCGAGGGAGTCTGGGAGATCGTCTCCGTCAGCCACTTCGCCTCCTGGTCGATGGCTTCGACGTGCCCGGCGGAGGTGAGGGTCCAGTGGGCACCGTGTTCGGCTGCACCTTGGATGAAGGTCAGGCAGATCTGCCAGGGGGCGGCCTCCTCGCGGCGTGCACTCCATGACAGGGACGTGGGATCCACCCCGCGGGCGGCCAAACGGTCGACGACCAGGTCACCCATCCGCGGCGAGTCGGAGTCCGCACCGATGGTGCTCGCCAGGGCGCGCGCCAAGGCGAACTCCTTCTCGGCCTCCACGGGGCTGGCCCACTTCTGGACTTGGGAGACTTCCAGCCCGTGGTCGCAGGCGATCTCCGTGGGGCTGGCGCCGGCACGCAAAAGGGCCTGGATGTCCCTGGGGCGAAGCGGTGCCCGTCCGGGGGCCGGAACGGATTCGAGGACAGGGCGGTCCCGGCGCACACTGCCGCGGAGCTCATCGGTGATCTGGACGCTGTAGCGTTCACCATTGGCGTCGGTGAAGACCAGTGTCTCGCCGTCAGCGCCGACCCCGAGAAGGTCGAGCTCGATCATGTGCACCTCCTGGCGTTGTCTGTCAAGAATCGTCGCAGATCCTCGCCAGCGCCACCGGAGCAGCACCCGCGTGTCCCGAAGTGCGCGATGGGGTGTGGCACGGGCGGGTGTCAAGTGTTATCCTCCCTGCGCCGAGGTTCCTCCTCCCATGTCGAGGGTGGGTGACCCGGCGGAAGGGAAGGGACCATGGCAACCGATTACGATGCTCCCCGCAAGAACGAGGACGACGTCGCCGAGGACTCCATCGAGGAACTCAAGGCCCGTCGCAACGACGCCGGTTCCGCGAACGTCGACGAGGACGAGAACGAGGTCGCCGAGAACTTCGAGCTTCCCGGCGCGGACTTGTCCAAGGAGGAACTCACCGTCCATGTCGTTCCCCGCCAGGACGACGAGTTCACCTGTTCCTCGTGCTTCCTCGTCCACCACGCCTCGCAACTCGACCACGTGGACGGGGCGGGTCTGCCCGTGTGCACCGAGTGCGCGATCTGAGGGGCGGCAGTGTTCTCCTTCAGGTCCCGTTCCGCCCACTCGCGCGCCGAGGAGTCGGCGCCGCGGCGTCTTCCCACGCTGAGGGACCCGGATCGCGTGTGGTCGCAGCCCGGCCCACGTGATGCCTCCGAGGTGAACCACTCGGTGGGCTACATCGACATGGGGTCACTGTGCGTGCCTGCCGTGCCCGGCATGCAGGTGCAGACGCAGATGGCCGACGACAAGCAGTCCGTCGTTCGCGTCATGCTGGTCCTTGGCACCTCCGGCCTGCAGATATCGCTGGCGGCGGCCCCCCGGTCCGGCGGGGTCTGGGACGAGCTGCGCTCACAGATCATCGGTGGCCTGCAGGCCGACGGCGCCCGGGTGGAGCAGGTCAAGGGACGATACGGTACGGAGATCCTCGCCGACGTGCCCGTGACGACACCGGATGGCGGTACGGCCTCCTCGCGCATGCGCATCATCGGCCGCGAAGGTCCCCGCTGGTTCGCGCGCATCGACGTGCTGGGGCCTGCGGTGTCCTCCCAGGAGGATGCCCGGAACCTGGAGCAGGTCATCGACCGTCTCGTGGTCGTGCGTGACCAGCATCCGCGTGCCCGCCTGGACCTGCTGCCGATCCACCTGCCCGAGGGCGCAGGGGAGAGCTCCGGTGTCTGAGTGGTTGGTGTCCGCGTGGAAACGGCTGCGCAGTGGCCTCGCCTTGGCCGGGGCCTCCGCTTCGCGTGAGGGCGTGGAGGCCGAGGACGAGGACCGTGCGCGCCGTGAACGTGGCCGCATTGCCGTGTGCGACGTGCAGGAACGCGCCCAGGTCGTCCTTTTCGGATCATTGAGTTCCATGACCTTCCCGCCCGAAGGCGCAGCCGCCGTCCTGCGCGCCACCCTTCACGACGGTACCGGCACCATCGAGTT
This genomic interval carries:
- a CDS encoding DUF3710 domain-containing protein: MFSFRSRSAHSRAEESAPRRLPTLRDPDRVWSQPGPRDASEVNHSVGYIDMGSLCVPAVPGMQVQTQMADDKQSVVRVMLVLGTSGLQISLAAAPRSGGVWDELRSQIIGGLQADGARVEQVKGRYGTEILADVPVTTPDGGTASSRMRIIGREGPRWFARIDVLGPAVSSQEDARNLEQVIDRLVVVRDQHPRARLDLLPIHLPEGAGESSGV
- a CDS encoding DNA-binding protein — translated: MSEWLVSAWKRLRSGLALAGASASREGVEAEDEDRARRERGRIAVCDVQERAQVVLFGSLSSMTFPPEGAAAVLRATLHDGTGTIELLWHGRRSIPGLHVGARVEVEGVAGRQGGLLTIVNPLYRLVAPEHE
- a CDS encoding DUF4193 domain-containing protein, whose amino-acid sequence is MATDYDAPRKNEDDVAEDSIEELKARRNDAGSANVDEDENEVAENFELPGADLSKEELTVHVVPRQDDEFTCSSCFLVHHASQLDHVDGAGLPVCTECAI
- the trpD gene encoding anthranilate phosphoribosyltransferase → MPMMEWPQLISTLLAGQSLTREDAYAFMDAVMEGEVPEPRLAAALTALTIKGVTVAEVHGLADAMRDHALPTDLPSDSLDIVGTGGDGHFTVNVSTMSALVLAATGVPVVKHGNRASTSASGSADLLEALGIDLDLAPQNLSRLFDEVGIAFLFANKFHPSMRFAAPVRRALAFPTVFNLLGPLTNPARPRAGAFGAANEANARIIAGVCAQRGVDAVVVRGRDLGLDEFSTVDVNQVWHVHGGVVDIHEIDATETFGMARATVEDLRGGTPTDNAAIAGEVFAGRGPRAVRDAVCLNVAAGLVAHGSPEVPAVSEAPLVDGLRRGVEVARTVLDSGKAARLVERWVAAAAK
- the sepH gene encoding septation protein SepH, whose amino-acid sequence is MIELDLLGVGADGETLVFTDANGERYSVQITDELRGSVRRDRPVLESVPAPGRAPLRPRDIQALLRAGASPTEIACDHGLEVSQVQKWASPVEAEKEFALARALASTIGADSDSPRMGDLVVDRLAARGVDPTSLSWSARREEAAPWQICLTFIQGAAEHGAHWTLTSAGHVEAIDQEAKWLTETISQTPSAAIFTPLPAQPPACERADAADVRAREALLDQLNAARGKRQEIDIDQDDEDEGADLEILPAPYPAPYPDPPESVSEELGQDEDEDESELSLSAQIYSLAGVRSKEGDREDGRPEDAEEPTEVDTAEATAKRGAPLALAAPAPEDSTGAGRPEDLVDDALPGLDPQALAATVEETKPKEEPSKKRSRRRSVPSWDEIVFGSRP